A window from Thioclava sp. GXIMD2076 encodes these proteins:
- a CDS encoding sugar kinase, producing the protein MRFLSVGECMLELSEADGDLWHMGIAGDTLNTAWYARAQLPAQWQVEYGTVIGRDRFSARIPVFLEDNGIGTGALRFHETRTIGLYAITLAAGERSFTYWRENSAARTLADDPQALAATMAGAAVIHISGITLAILSPSGREALIGALAQARAEGVMTVLDPNIRPKLWESPHSARDWLTRAAGAASVILPSFDDEAACFGDRTPEETCTRYAASGARTVIVKNGGAGIMAHHAGEDHRFDALEQVEPVDTTGAGDSFNGACLAELATGRPLARAIAAGHDMARRVVRHRGALIPMADLV; encoded by the coding sequence ATGCGATTTCTGTCGGTGGGGGAATGTATGCTGGAACTGTCCGAAGCGGACGGTGATCTCTGGCATATGGGCATTGCAGGCGATACGCTCAACACAGCATGGTATGCGCGAGCGCAGCTGCCCGCGCAATGGCAGGTGGAGTATGGCACGGTCATCGGACGCGACCGGTTCTCGGCGCGCATCCCGGTCTTCCTTGAAGATAACGGCATCGGAACGGGCGCCTTGCGGTTCCACGAGACGCGAACGATCGGGCTCTATGCCATTACGCTGGCCGCCGGAGAGCGCAGCTTCACCTACTGGCGCGAGAACTCGGCCGCAAGAACCCTCGCGGATGATCCGCAGGCGTTGGCGGCAACGATGGCAGGCGCGGCGGTCATTCATATCTCGGGCATCACGCTCGCGATCCTGTCCCCTTCAGGCCGCGAGGCGCTGATCGGGGCGCTGGCGCAGGCCAGAGCGGAGGGCGTGATGACGGTTCTGGACCCCAATATCCGCCCGAAACTCTGGGAGAGCCCGCACTCTGCCCGCGACTGGCTCACCCGCGCAGCGGGCGCAGCATCGGTTATTCTGCCAAGTTTCGATGACGAGGCCGCCTGTTTTGGCGACCGGACGCCCGAGGAGACCTGCACCCGATATGCCGCATCCGGCGCGCGGACCGTCATCGTCAAGAATGGCGGTGCCGGCATCATGGCCCACCACGCCGGAGAGGACCACCGGTTCGATGCGCTCGAACAGGTGGAGCCGGTGGACACAACCGGAGCGGGCGATAGCTTCAATGGCGCCTGTCTGGCCGAACTGGCCACCGGCAGACCGCTTGCACGCGCGATCGCGGCGGGCCATGACATGGCGCGCCGCGTGGTCAGGCATCGCGGGGCGCTGATCCCCATGGCCGATCTGGTCTGA
- a CDS encoding MFS transporter encodes MEQTYPKGAVSGHAGRADTTDSQEKRIIRLTSTRLLPFLALLYIVAYVDRAMVGFAKLHMNVDVGISETAYGMGAGLFFIGYFLCEVPSNLALDRYGARIWFARILITWGVIIVAMAAISGPMSFYVLRFLLGAAEAGLYPGIIYFLTKWFPLRHRARIIGLLVLAQPIALIITGPVAGMILAGNGAFGLANWQLLFVVCGLPAILLAGPTLRLLPDTPAKARWLPREDRIWLERQLDQEAASRNLVSHGNPLRAMLDRRVLLLAALFLPFPLAIYGLSLWLPTIISQFGTSDTVTGFLYAIPYLFAVLGLIYVPRSSDRKGERHWHMVLMAGVAALSMAGSAMANAPVLQMALLCVTAFCIYSIQAVIWALPGLFLTGARAAVGIATINSLANLGGYIGPFGIGLLRDATGNLSSGLYFMSAALVFGLVMVFVVRHALGDTNQGFGR; translated from the coding sequence ATGGAACAGACCTATCCGAAAGGCGCTGTGTCCGGCCATGCCGGCCGCGCCGATACGACCGACAGTCAGGAAAAGCGCATTATCAGGCTGACCAGCACCCGCCTGCTGCCGTTTCTGGCGCTGCTGTATATCGTGGCCTATGTCGACCGCGCGATGGTGGGCTTTGCCAAATTGCATATGAATGTGGATGTGGGGATCAGTGAAACCGCCTATGGCATGGGGGCGGGGCTGTTCTTCATCGGCTATTTCCTGTGCGAGGTGCCCTCGAACCTTGCGCTGGACAGATATGGCGCGCGCATCTGGTTTGCCCGCATCCTGATTACATGGGGGGTGATCATCGTGGCGATGGCGGCGATCAGCGGACCCATGTCGTTCTATGTGCTGCGGTTCTTGCTGGGCGCGGCCGAGGCGGGGCTCTATCCGGGCATCATCTATTTCCTGACGAAATGGTTCCCGCTGCGCCACCGCGCCCGCATCATCGGGTTGCTGGTGCTGGCCCAGCCGATTGCGCTGATTATCACCGGCCCTGTGGCAGGCATGATACTGGCGGGAAATGGTGCCTTCGGGCTGGCCAACTGGCAGCTTCTCTTCGTGGTCTGCGGATTGCCCGCGATCCTGCTGGCAGGGCCGACATTGCGCCTGCTGCCGGACACGCCCGCCAAGGCGCGCTGGCTGCCGCGCGAGGACCGGATCTGGCTGGAACGCCAGCTCGATCAGGAGGCGGCCAGCCGCAATCTGGTTAGCCACGGTAACCCGCTCAGGGCGATGCTCGACCGCCGCGTGCTGTTGCTGGCCGCGCTGTTCCTGCCGTTTCCGCTGGCGATCTACGGGCTGTCGCTTTGGCTTCCCACCATCATCAGCCAGTTCGGCACCAGCGATACCGTTACGGGCTTCCTTTATGCCATACCCTATCTCTTCGCGGTCTTGGGGCTGATCTATGTGCCCCGTTCGTCCGACCGAAAGGGCGAGCGCCACTGGCATATGGTCCTCATGGCGGGGGTGGCAGCCCTGTCGATGGCGGGCTCGGCGATGGCCAACGCACCGGTGCTGCAGATGGCGCTGCTCTGCGTGACGGCCTTCTGCATCTACTCCATTCAGGCGGTGATCTGGGCCTTGCCCGGCCTCTTCCTGACAGGGGCGCGTGCCGCAGTAGGCATCGCCACCATCAACTCTCTGGCCAATCTGGGCGGCTATATCGGACCCTTCGGGATCGGGCTCCTGCGCGATGCGACGGGTAACCTGTCCTCGGGCCTCTACTTCATGTCGGCGGCTCTGGTGTTCGGCCTGGTGATGGTCTTTGTGGTGCGCCACGCGCTGGGAGATACCAATCAGGGGTTCGGGCGCTAG
- a CDS encoding HpcH/HpaI aldolase/citrate lyase family protein: MPAPLNPFKKALQEKRLQIGLWQDLAHPYCTELCADAGYDWLLIDGEHGPNDLATISGQIGALRGSATHAIVRVPVGEAWIIKQVLDAGAQTVLVPMVETAAQARDLVRAMRYPPHGIRGVGAVVGRASGFGRIPDYVKTADAQTCLLVQVETAKGLENLDEIASVEGVDGIFIGPADLAASLGHLDDPAHPYVQEVIEDMIARIIGHGKAAGILIGDLGLSKRYAELGASFVAIGHDVGLLAIGASRLLEDFHATAPAKASATTKVY; this comes from the coding sequence ATGCCAGCCCCTTTGAACCCGTTCAAGAAAGCCCTGCAGGAGAAGCGCCTGCAGATCGGTCTGTGGCAGGACCTCGCCCATCCCTATTGCACCGAGCTTTGCGCTGATGCCGGATATGACTGGCTGCTGATCGATGGCGAGCACGGCCCCAACGATCTGGCCACCATCTCCGGCCAGATCGGAGCCCTGCGCGGCAGCGCGACCCATGCCATCGTGCGAGTGCCGGTGGGGGAGGCATGGATCATCAAGCAGGTGCTCGATGCGGGGGCCCAGACGGTTCTGGTGCCGATGGTGGAAACCGCAGCCCAGGCCCGCGATCTGGTGCGCGCCATGCGCTATCCGCCGCATGGCATCCGCGGGGTCGGGGCTGTGGTAGGGCGCGCCTCCGGCTTTGGCCGGATACCCGATTATGTGAAAACCGCTGATGCCCAGACCTGCCTTCTGGTGCAGGTCGAAACCGCCAAGGGGCTCGAGAACCTCGACGAGATCGCCAGTGTCGAAGGGGTTGATGGTATCTTCATCGGCCCCGCCGATCTGGCGGCCAGCCTTGGCCATCTGGATGATCCGGCCCATCCCTATGTGCAGGAGGTCATCGAGGACATGATCGCCCGCATCATCGGCCACGGCAAGGCGGCAGGCATCCTGATCGGGGATCTGGGACTGTCGAAACGCTATGCCGAATTGGGGGCGAGCTTTGTGGCGATCGGCCATGATGTGGGGCTTCTGGCCATCGGGGCGTCAAGGCTCCTCGAGGACTTCCACGCCACGGCCCCCGCCAAAGCCAGCGCCACGACCAAGGTCTATTGA
- a CDS encoding aldehyde dehydrogenase (NADP(+)): MKFTPHGKHLIAGEWVASSETFENEPVYGPAVAFSMGTVELVDRAARAAEEAFWSYGYASREHRAGFLEAIAEEIEARGAQITEIGCQETGLPEARLNGERGRTVGQLRLFATTLREGSYLDIRHDAALPDRHPLPRPDLRLMQRPIGPVAVFGASNFPLAFSVAGGDTAAALAAGCPVVVKGHSAHPGMGEIVAEAIHAAILRTRQHPGVFSMVQGGKREVGAALVQHPDIKAVGFTGSLGGGRALFDLCAARPEPIPFFGELGSVNPMFLLPEALHARAGALGKGWAASMTGSAGQLCTNAGIAVVPEGPAGDAFVAATAEALKEIGPQVMLTAGMARAYREGQARFDGRNSVRPVYTTTSEGREARPNLYEVSAQTFVNDHILSEEVFGPLSLVVRVADGAEMTDLARRFEGQLTATVHMEAGDSALARALLPVLERKAGRVLFNGFPTGVEVVDSMVHGGPYPASTNFGATSVGTMAIRRFLRPVCYQNIPAEILPADLG, encoded by the coding sequence ATGAAATTTACACCGCATGGCAAACATCTGATCGCAGGCGAATGGGTGGCCAGCTCCGAGACATTCGAGAACGAGCCGGTCTATGGACCGGCTGTGGCCTTCTCGATGGGAACGGTGGAATTGGTGGACCGTGCCGCCCGTGCCGCCGAGGAGGCCTTCTGGTCCTATGGCTATGCCTCCCGCGAGCATCGTGCCGGCTTCCTCGAGGCTATCGCCGAGGAAATCGAGGCGCGCGGCGCGCAGATCACCGAGATCGGCTGTCAGGAAACCGGTCTGCCCGAGGCGCGTCTGAATGGCGAGCGCGGGCGTACCGTGGGCCAGCTCAGGTTGTTTGCCACCACCCTCCGCGAGGGCAGCTATCTCGATATCCGCCATGATGCGGCTTTGCCCGACCGCCACCCCCTGCCGCGCCCCGATCTGCGGTTGATGCAGCGCCCGATCGGGCCGGTTGCGGTCTTCGGGGCGTCCAATTTCCCGCTGGCCTTCTCGGTGGCGGGGGGCGATACGGCGGCGGCACTGGCGGCGGGCTGTCCGGTGGTGGTCAAGGGCCATTCCGCCCATCCCGGCATGGGCGAGATCGTGGCCGAGGCGATCCATGCCGCGATCCTGCGCACCCGGCAGCATCCGGGGGTGTTTTCCATGGTGCAGGGCGGCAAGCGTGAGGTGGGGGCCGCTCTCGTGCAGCACCCGGATATCAAGGCGGTGGGCTTTACAGGATCCTTGGGCGGGGGACGCGCGCTCTTCGACCTGTGCGCCGCGCGTCCCGAACCGATCCCGTTTTTCGGCGAGCTGGGCTCCGTCAACCCGATGTTCCTGCTCCCCGAGGCGCTGCATGCGCGCGCAGGGGCTCTGGGTAAGGGCTGGGCGGCCTCAATGACCGGATCGGCGGGGCAGCTATGCACCAATGCAGGTATCGCTGTGGTTCCCGAAGGGCCCGCGGGAGATGCCTTTGTTGCGGCCACGGCCGAAGCTCTGAAGGAGATCGGACCGCAAGTGATGCTGACCGCAGGGATGGCGCGCGCCTATCGGGAGGGTCAGGCACGGTTTGACGGGCGTAATTCCGTGCGGCCTGTCTACACCACCACATCGGAGGGCCGCGAGGCACGGCCCAATCTCTATGAGGTCAGCGCCCAGACATTCGTGAACGATCATATCCTCTCCGAGGAGGTCTTCGGTCCGCTCAGCCTTGTGGTGCGGGTGGCCGATGGCGCGGAAATGACCGATCTTGCCCGCCGCTTTGAGGGGCAGCTGACCGCGACTGTGCATATGGAGGCAGGCGATAGCGCTCTTGCGCGCGCGCTGCTGCCCGTGCTCGAACGCAAGGCGGGCCGCGTTCTGTTCAACGGTTTCCCGACGGGTGTCGAGGTGGTGGACAGCATGGTGCATGGCGGGCCCTATCCTGCCTCCACCAATTTCGGGGCCACCTCGGTGGGCACGATGGCGATCCGGCGCTTCCTGCGACCGGTCTGCTACCAGAACATCCCCGCCGAGATCCTGCCTGCGGATCTGGGCTGA
- a CDS encoding SDR family oxidoreductase, with the protein MPDFSLGGKTALVTGSSRGLGRAFATGLAEAGAKVILNGINPDRLEATRAELAALGHDVQACAFDVTCEDQVMVAFEALDAQGVAVDILVNNAGIQHRQPLLDLALADWTRVLETNLTAAFLCGREAARRMGPRGGGKIINIGSLMSQLARATVAPYTVAKGGIRMLTQSMAAEWAGANIQANAIGPGYMITDMTQALQEDPAFDGFVRGRAPAGRWGRPEELQGALVFLASSASDYVNGQILYVDGGMTAVL; encoded by the coding sequence TGCCACCGGTCTGGCCGAGGCGGGGGCGAAGGTGATCCTGAACGGGATCAACCCCGACCGGCTCGAGGCGACCCGTGCCGAACTGGCGGCACTGGGCCATGATGTGCAGGCTTGCGCCTTCGATGTCACCTGCGAGGATCAGGTGATGGTGGCGTTCGAGGCGCTCGATGCGCAGGGCGTGGCCGTGGATATCCTCGTCAACAATGCCGGTATCCAGCACCGCCAGCCCCTGCTCGATCTGGCGCTGGCTGACTGGACCCGTGTGCTGGAGACCAATCTGACGGCGGCCTTCCTGTGCGGGCGCGAGGCGGCACGCCGTATGGGGCCGCGCGGCGGCGGCAAGATCATCAATATCGGATCGCTCATGAGCCAGCTCGCCCGCGCCACCGTCGCGCCCTATACGGTCGCCAAAGGCGGCATCCGGATGCTCACGCAATCCATGGCTGCCGAATGGGCGGGCGCGAATATCCAGGCCAATGCCATCGGTCCGGGCTACATGATCACCGATATGACCCAGGCGCTGCAGGAGGATCCGGCTTTCGACGGGTTCGTGCGGGGCCGCGCCCCCGCAGGCCGCTGGGGCCGCCCCGAGGAGCTGCAGGGCGCGCTAGTGTTCCTCGCCTCCTCCGCCTCGGATTACGTCAATGGCCAGATCCTTTATGTCGATGGCGGCATGACCGCTGTTTTGTAA
- the araD gene encoding L-arabinonate dehydratase has translation MAQSFTPAPWPRKLRSQEWYGGNSRDTIYHRGWLKNQGYPHDLFDGRPIIGIMNTWSELTPCNGHLRELAEKVKAGIWEAGGFPVEVPVFSASENTFRPSAMMFRNLAALSIEETLRGQPIDGCVLMVGCDKTTPSLLMAAASCDVPSIVVTGGPMLNGSFRGERVGSGTHLWKFSEAVKAGEMTQDDFLEAEQSMSRSTGTCNTMGTASTMASMAEALGMALSGNAAIPAVDSRRRVMAQMSGRRIVQMVKDDLKPSDIMTKEAFENAIRTNGAIGGSTNAVVHLLAIAGRMGVDLTLDDWDRCGRDVKTIVNLMPSGAYLMEEFFYAGGLPVVIKRLGESGQLHKEALTVSGQTIWDEVASVRNWNEDVIRPADRALTDQGGIAVLRGNLAPKGAVLKPSAASAHLLTHRGRAVVFEDIDDYKARINDEALDIDETCVMVLKNCGPKGYPGMAEVGNMGLPPKVLRKGVTDMVRISDARMSGTAYGTVVLHTAPEAAAGGPLAVVQSGDMIELDVPNRRLHLDISEAELTARLAAWTPRHEIATSGYAYLHQTHVEGADTGADLDFLKGCRGNAVGRDSH, from the coding sequence ATGGCACAGAGCTTCACCCCCGCGCCCTGGCCGCGCAAGCTGCGCTCGCAGGAATGGTATGGCGGCAATTCGCGCGATACGATCTACCACCGTGGCTGGCTGAAAAATCAGGGCTATCCGCATGATCTCTTCGACGGGCGGCCGATCATCGGCATCATGAATACATGGTCCGAACTGACGCCCTGCAACGGCCATCTGCGCGAACTGGCCGAGAAGGTGAAGGCAGGCATCTGGGAGGCGGGCGGTTTTCCGGTGGAAGTGCCGGTCTTCTCGGCCTCGGAGAACACCTTCCGGCCCTCGGCCATGATGTTCCGCAACCTCGCGGCGCTGTCCATCGAGGAAACCCTGCGCGGCCAGCCCATTGACGGCTGCGTGCTGATGGTGGGCTGCGACAAGACCACCCCCTCGCTTCTGATGGCGGCGGCAAGCTGCGATGTGCCCTCGATCGTGGTGACGGGCGGCCCGATGCTGAACGGGTCGTTCCGTGGCGAGCGCGTGGGCTCGGGCACCCATCTGTGGAAATTCTCCGAAGCCGTGAAGGCCGGAGAGATGACGCAGGACGATTTCCTCGAGGCCGAGCAATCCATGAGCCGGTCCACCGGCACCTGCAACACGATGGGCACGGCCTCGACCATGGCCTCGATGGCCGAGGCTCTTGGTATGGCGCTGTCGGGCAATGCGGCGATCCCTGCGGTCGACAGCCGCCGCCGCGTGATGGCGCAGATGTCGGGGCGGCGGATCGTGCAGATGGTCAAGGACGATCTCAAACCTTCGGATATCATGACCAAGGAGGCGTTCGAGAACGCGATCCGCACCAATGGCGCGATTGGCGGCTCGACCAATGCGGTGGTGCATCTGCTGGCGATTGCGGGGCGGATGGGGGTCGATCTGACGCTCGATGACTGGGACCGCTGCGGGCGCGATGTGAAGACCATCGTCAATCTCATGCCGTCGGGCGCGTATCTGATGGAGGAGTTCTTCTATGCCGGTGGTCTGCCGGTGGTGATCAAACGGCTCGGGGAAAGCGGCCAGCTGCACAAGGAGGCGCTGACCGTTTCAGGCCAGACCATCTGGGACGAGGTCGCCTCGGTGCGCAACTGGAACGAGGATGTCATCCGCCCTGCCGACCGTGCGCTGACCGATCAGGGCGGGATCGCCGTGCTGCGCGGCAATCTCGCGCCCAAGGGAGCCGTGCTCAAACCCTCGGCGGCCAGTGCGCATCTGCTGACCCATCGCGGGCGGGCGGTCGTGTTCGAGGATATCGACGATTACAAGGCCCGCATCAATGACGAGGCGCTCGATATCGACGAGACCTGCGTCATGGTGCTCAAGAATTGCGGCCCCAAAGGTTATCCGGGCATGGCCGAGGTGGGCAATATGGGCCTGCCGCCCAAGGTGTTGCGCAAGGGGGTGACCGATATGGTGCGGATCTCGGATGCGCGTATGTCGGGGACGGCCTATGGCACGGTGGTGCTGCATACCGCGCCCGAGGCCGCAGCCGGCGGGCCGCTCGCGGTGGTGCAATCGGGGGATATGATCGAGCTGGATGTGCCCAACCGCCGCCTTCATCTGGACATCTCCGAGGCCGAGCTGACTGCCCGTCTGGCGGCATGGACTCCGCGCCACGAGATTGCCACCAGCGGCTATGCCTATCTGCATCAGACCCATGTCGAGGGGGCCGATACGGGCGCCGATCTCGACTTCCTGAAGGGCTGCCGTGGCAATGCGGTGGGCCGTGACAGCCACTGA
- a CDS encoding LysR family transcriptional regulator, whose amino-acid sequence MARFMALRPMQAQLVAAISRYGQLGLAAEICGLAQPAASRMLRELETHYEAALFVRTPKGMEPTAEGALLAAYAAELVSAQTRLSQALGTFKAGQSGRVRIGAVTGPAIGIVVPAITQMKRTSPEVDLTLEVAPSTQLVEALQRNELDFVLARLPESVDDRGFAIWPGREEAVDLLVRHDHPLLAEKPLNLAALHDRLWVMQQHGTPIRRAVENAFHENGLTSPANVVSASSILVIIALLRDSDAIAALSREVAEMMIDHPVSAAFRRLPLDTPIHVAPYQILRWRDQHLGPAAEALFTAIRARLAPGA is encoded by the coding sequence ATGGCCCGTTTCATGGCCCTGCGCCCAATGCAGGCGCAACTCGTCGCAGCGATCAGCCGCTATGGCCAGCTGGGGCTTGCCGCCGAGATCTGCGGACTTGCCCAGCCCGCAGCCTCGCGCATGCTGCGCGAGCTGGAGACGCATTATGAGGCCGCGCTGTTTGTGCGCACACCGAAGGGGATGGAGCCCACCGCCGAAGGCGCACTTCTGGCGGCCTATGCGGCCGAGCTTGTCTCTGCGCAGACGCGCCTATCGCAAGCCCTTGGCACCTTCAAGGCGGGCCAAAGCGGGCGGGTGCGTATCGGTGCGGTGACAGGACCTGCCATCGGGATCGTCGTGCCCGCAATCACACAGATGAAACGCACCTCGCCCGAAGTGGATCTGACGCTCGAGGTCGCGCCCTCCACCCAGCTTGTCGAAGCCCTCCAGCGCAATGAACTGGACTTCGTTCTGGCCCGCCTGCCCGAGAGCGTCGACGATCGCGGATTTGCGATCTGGCCCGGACGCGAAGAGGCGGTCGATCTTCTGGTCCGGCACGATCACCCGCTTCTGGCGGAAAAACCGCTCAATCTCGCGGCCCTGCACGACCGCCTCTGGGTCATGCAGCAACACGGCACGCCGATCCGTCGCGCGGTCGAAAACGCCTTTCATGAAAACGGCCTCACATCGCCTGCGAATGTCGTCTCGGCCTCTTCGATCCTGGTCATCATCGCGCTTCTGCGCGACAGCGATGCCATTGCCGCCCTCTCGCGCGAGGTGGCCGAGATGATGATCGACCATCCGGTCAGTGCGGCCTTCAGGCGCTTGCCGCTCGACACCCCGATCCATGTCGCGCCCTATCAGATCCTGCGATGGCGGGACCAGCATCTCGGGCCTGCAGCAGAGGCCCTGTTTACCGCAATACGCGCCAGGCTGGCGCCCGGCGCATAA
- a CDS encoding NarK family nitrate/nitrite MFS transporter has protein sequence MSPSGFNIFSFTGKMKILHLTWFAFFLTFVVWFNLAPLLAQIQASLGLSKPQVTTLLILNVALTIPARIIIGMMTDQFGPRRVYSGLLILCSIPCFIFAVADSFTQLALARFALGFIGAGFVIGIRMVSEWFPANELGTAEGIYGGWGNFGSAAAAFTLPTIALMFGGEDGWRWSIGLTGALSLVFGFIYYASVQDVPKGSKYFRPKNATAMEVTSKSDLYFLLVMKIPLYIALGALAWRLKNVGIFTPMTTNIVYFGLLLLYAYDAMLAIRANRRVFKEEVPEFQRYKFKQVAILNILYFATFGSELAVVSMLPLFFAETFGLSPVVAGMVASAYAFMNLMSRPGGGIISDRYGRKKTLLILTAGLAVGYALMGIVDSSWPVWLAVVAAMACSFFVQAGEGAVFAVVPLIKRSLTGQIAGMTGAYGNTGAVIYLIIYSLVPASTFFLVIAGTAIIGFIALCFLEEPSGEIAEVDEGGSVTMIKVG, from the coding sequence ATGTCACCATCCGGCTTCAACATTTTTTCATTCACAGGAAAGATGAAGATCCTGCATCTGACCTGGTTTGCGTTCTTTCTGACCTTTGTTGTCTGGTTTAACCTCGCGCCGCTTCTGGCGCAGATACAGGCGAGCCTTGGCCTGAGCAAACCGCAGGTGACGACCCTTCTGATCCTCAACGTGGCGCTGACTATCCCTGCGCGCATCATCATCGGTATGATGACCGACCAGTTCGGACCACGCCGCGTCTATTCTGGGCTTCTGATTCTCTGCTCGATCCCGTGCTTCATCTTTGCCGTGGCCGACAGTTTCACGCAGCTGGCATTGGCGCGTTTCGCGCTCGGGTTCATCGGGGCGGGGTTTGTCATCGGGATCCGCATGGTTTCGGAATGGTTTCCGGCCAATGAACTTGGCACGGCGGAAGGCATCTATGGTGGCTGGGGCAATTTCGGCTCGGCTGCGGCGGCCTTTACCCTGCCGACCATTGCGCTGATGTTTGGCGGCGAGGATGGCTGGCGCTGGTCGATCGGGCTGACAGGGGCGCTCTCGCTGGTCTTCGGCTTCATCTATTACGCCTCGGTGCAGGACGTGCCAAAAGGCTCCAAATATTTCCGCCCGAAAAATGCCACCGCGATGGAGGTGACCTCCAAGAGCGATCTCTACTTCCTGCTGGTCATGAAGATCCCGCTTTATATCGCTCTCGGGGCGCTGGCATGGCGGCTGAAAAACGTCGGTATCTTCACGCCGATGACCACCAATATCGTCTATTTCGGGCTTTTGCTGCTTTATGCCTATGACGCGATGCTGGCAATTCGCGCCAATCGCCGCGTCTTCAAGGAAGAGGTGCCGGAGTTCCAGCGCTACAAGTTCAAGCAGGTGGCGATCCTCAATATCCTCTATTTCGCGACCTTCGGCTCGGAGCTGGCCGTGGTCTCCATGCTGCCCCTGTTTTTTGCCGAGACCTTCGGCCTGAGCCCCGTGGTGGCGGGGATGGTGGCCTCGGCCTATGCCTTCATGAACCTCATGTCGCGTCCGGGCGGCGGGATCATCTCCGACCGCTACGGGCGCAAGAAAACGCTTCTGATCCTGACCGCCGGTCTGGCGGTGGGTTATGCGCTTATGGGGATCGTCGATAGCAGCTGGCCGGTCTGGCTGGCGGTGGTTGCGGCCATGGCCTGCTCGTTCTTCGTGCAGGCGGGCGAAGGCGCGGTCTTTGCGGTTGTGCCACTGATCAAGCGCTCGCTCACCGGCCAGATCGCGGGGATGACGGGGGCCTATGGCAATACCGGCGCGGTGATCTACCTGATCATCTACTCGCTTGTGCCGGCCTCGACCTTCTTCCTTGTGATCGCGGGCACCGCAATCATCGGCTTTATCGCGCTGTGTTTCCTCGAGGAGCCCTCGGGCGAGATCGCCGAGGTTGACGAGGGCGGTTCGGTGACCATGATCAAGGTGGGCTGA
- the araD1 gene encoding AraD1 family protein, which produces MTVYLSQLKAGGVIIRQGGAARLVQGLTTYELARDAIARGRPLATILPEGGETVDVAEQAAKGALDVPMRHPEPARMYLCGTGLTHTGSASTRNSMHAKSETHVSDSMKMFQMGLEGGKPAKGAIGAQPEWFYKGPGTQAVATNDALISPAFALDGGEEPEIAGFYLIGPDGRPHRAGFALANEFSDHVTEKLNYLYLAHSKLRPAAFGPEMRLGDLPRHIEGRSRILRGDQVIFDKPFLSGEDNMSHTIANLEHHHFKYAPFRRAGDLHVHMFGTATLSFGSQIAPQAGDVFELFAPEFGQPLRNPLAVAADEGFVDVAAL; this is translated from the coding sequence ATGACGGTCTATCTCAGTCAGCTGAAGGCGGGGGGTGTCATCATCCGCCAGGGCGGGGCCGCACGGCTCGTGCAGGGCCTGACGACCTATGAACTGGCGCGTGACGCCATTGCCCGGGGGCGACCTCTGGCCACGATCCTGCCCGAAGGGGGCGAGACGGTGGATGTGGCGGAACAGGCCGCCAAAGGCGCGCTGGATGTGCCGATGCGCCATCCCGAGCCCGCGCGGATGTATCTGTGTGGCACGGGGCTCACGCATACGGGGTCGGCCTCGACCCGCAATTCCATGCATGCCAAATCCGAGACCCATGTCTCGGACAGCATGAAGATGTTCCAGATGGGGCTCGAGGGTGGCAAGCCCGCCAAAGGCGCCATCGGTGCCCAGCCCGAATGGTTCTACAAGGGGCCGGGCACTCAGGCGGTGGCCACGAATGATGCGCTGATCTCGCCCGCCTTCGCCCTTGATGGCGGCGAGGAGCCCGAGATTGCGGGCTTCTATCTGATCGGTCCTGATGGCAGGCCCCATCGCGCGGGCTTCGCTCTGGCCAACGAGTTTTCCGACCATGTGACGGAAAAGCTGAACTATCTCTATCTGGCCCATTCCAAGCTGCGCCCTGCCGCCTTCGGCCCCGAGATGCGTCTCGGCGATTTGCCCAGACATATCGAGGGCCGCTCGCGGATCCTGCGCGGCGATCAGGTGATCTTCGACAAGCCCTTCCTGTCGGGGGAGGACAACATGTCCCACACCATCGCCAATCTCGAGCACCATCACTTCAAATATGCGCCCTTCCGCAGGGCGGGGGATCTGCATGTGCATATGTTCGGCACCGCGACCCTGTCGTTTGGCAGCCAGATCGCGCCGCAGGCGGGGGATGTGTTCGAGCTTTTCGCCCCCGAGTTCGGGCAGCCCCTGCGCAACCCTCTGGCGGTGGCCGCCGATGAGGGGTTTGTCGACGTGGCGGCATTGTAA